One window of the Archangium primigenium genome contains the following:
- a CDS encoding non-proteolytic archaemetzincin-like protein yields the protein MPQKVLLLVSVGSPPPVLLRELEDPIALQLGLKSTVGKVALSTPTYAFNKDRGQYHCNAILRRLATLMEPAHSMVLGVTDVDLFVPDSPFVLGEADRESRSAILSLARLRQGAEGEQLKRRLQVEAVHLAAHLTGLSYCEDARCVMFFAQSPQDCDRKNISLCNLCRNEMNKLNR from the coding sequence ATGCCGCAGAAGGTCCTCCTGCTGGTCTCGGTGGGCAGTCCTCCCCCGGTGTTGTTGCGAGAGCTGGAGGACCCCATCGCGTTGCAGTTGGGGCTGAAGAGCACGGTGGGAAAAGTGGCCCTGTCCACGCCCACCTACGCGTTCAACAAGGACCGGGGCCAGTACCACTGCAACGCCATCCTCCGGCGGCTGGCCACGCTGATGGAGCCCGCGCACTCCATGGTGCTGGGCGTCACGGACGTGGACCTGTTCGTGCCGGACTCGCCCTTCGTGCTGGGGGAGGCGGACCGTGAGTCGCGCAGCGCCATCCTGAGCCTCGCGCGGCTGCGGCAGGGGGCCGAGGGCGAGCAGCTCAAGCGGCGGCTCCAGGTGGAGGCCGTGCACCTGGCGGCGCACCTGACGGGCCTGTCCTACTGCGAGGACGCCCGGTGTGTGATGTTCTTCGCCCAGTCGCCCCAGGACTGTGACCGCAAGAACATCTCGCTGTGCAACCTGTGCCGCAACGAGATGAACAAGCTCAACCGCTAG
- a CDS encoding TolB family protein, which yields MKAFRRMIGLAVVAGLAAGCESLDGFDLDNGGGGGGGGAFSQGFVFVRARDVLAVDEKGDPNAPLRLTTQGNAYEPTVAPNGRSVAYVYRDRARGVVELRSVPTTGQGQTSTVFALTQSTCPGCTDIRYPTFNPGSTQLVFTVAQGGSSSLARVDADGRGFVRFNNGNIGINSHGAASFLPNGQSVLSAGGASLNLHNQLVLTDMTSGLAQVYSFNLGNEAQSVVNRVAVSPDGAQVAFDGQTSSGTSAIFVAALGQTLGRVTQLTRHPGESGVSDSWPSWRGSTEVGFLSNAGGNDNIYRISIATTGTGTLVVPSALEPSYGGR from the coding sequence ATGAAGGCGTTTCGGCGGATGATCGGACTGGCGGTGGTCGCGGGGCTGGCGGCGGGCTGTGAGTCGCTGGATGGGTTCGACCTGGACAACGGCGGTGGCGGTGGAGGCGGTGGGGCCTTCAGTCAGGGCTTCGTCTTCGTGCGCGCGCGCGACGTGCTGGCGGTGGACGAGAAGGGCGACCCCAACGCGCCCCTGCGGCTGACGACCCAGGGCAACGCGTACGAGCCCACCGTGGCCCCCAACGGGCGCAGCGTGGCGTACGTGTACCGGGACCGCGCGCGCGGGGTCGTGGAGCTGCGCTCGGTGCCCACCACCGGCCAGGGCCAGACCTCCACGGTGTTCGCGCTCACGCAGAGCACCTGCCCGGGCTGCACGGACATCCGCTATCCCACCTTCAACCCCGGCAGCACCCAGCTCGTCTTCACCGTGGCGCAGGGCGGCAGCTCCTCCCTGGCCCGGGTGGACGCGGATGGCCGCGGCTTCGTGCGCTTCAACAACGGCAACATCGGCATCAACTCGCACGGCGCCGCGTCCTTCCTGCCCAACGGGCAGTCGGTGCTGTCCGCGGGCGGGGCGAGCCTCAACCTGCACAACCAGCTGGTGCTCACGGACATGACGAGCGGCCTGGCGCAGGTCTACAGCTTCAACCTGGGCAACGAGGCGCAGAGCGTGGTCAACCGCGTGGCCGTGTCGCCGGATGGCGCGCAGGTGGCCTTCGACGGGCAGACGAGCAGCGGCACCAGCGCCATCTTCGTGGCGGCGCTCGGGCAGACGCTCGGCCGGGTGACGCAGCTCACCCGCCACCCCGGGGAGAGCGGCGTGTCGGACTCCTGGCCGAGCTGGCGCGGCAGCACCGAGGTGGGCTTCCTGTCCAACGCGGGCGGCAACGACAACATCTACCGCATCAGCATCGCCACCACCGGCACGGGCACGCTCGTCGTCCCCAGCGCGCTCGAGCCGTCCTACGGCGGCCGCTGA
- a CDS encoding (Fe-S)-binding protein codes for MSAIITGLLLTIGISVFAITMSGRIGALLAMKTENRLDRIPQRALALLRFGLGQKRMVDPEERTAGFMHVLIFAAFMVLAVRTLMMFVMGFSETALVVLTDLQDPFWADKAPLLLVYKLYLLVKDGVAALALVGAAYFVWLRGSVKPDRLSPSWEAFLILGFISGLMVTEFLFGGSHMVPREQTMPLATGNFVWWEPVTSVFGMLMRPMGWTVAHALGVAGFWIHLAIILAFLNFLPVGKHFHVITGLPNVFFQRLVPQDEPSTTQSSKLSTPNLEKEEFGTATLKDLTWKQGLDLYSCTECGRCQTHCPTYITGKPLTHKGVNQDLKHWVWDHEQWVEEGRGPSGAKEPLPEIIGSALKAETVWACTSCGWCETACPVFIENVPRLIDMRRYQVQVKAEFPAEIQRVFEGMERQGNPWGIGQDRRDEWAEDLALPTWGDEGGPYEYLFFVGCAGSYDDKQKKVSRALVKILREAGVSFATLSKQEMCNGDSARRMGNEYLYQTLAKTNVESWNAMGVKAVITQCPHCFNTIKNEYPEFGGDYKVINHTQLINELLKDKRIKLSQVMNQKLTYHDPCYLGRHNGVYDAPREVLKAIPGLEVVEMQRSKREGFCCGAGGGRMWMEEHIGTRINHNRVNEVALTLKHAEDPSTPYPSATDKKKPGLVGEYKEPGGSGVVAVACPFCSTMLNDAVNDTGREQNIKVKDITELVADALEVRAPTTVSPGPSVSAKPE; via the coding sequence ATGAGTGCCATCATCACAGGCCTGCTGCTGACCATCGGCATCTCCGTCTTCGCCATCACCATGTCCGGGCGCATCGGCGCGCTCCTGGCGATGAAGACGGAGAACCGGTTGGATCGCATCCCCCAACGCGCGCTGGCGCTCCTGCGCTTCGGCCTCGGGCAGAAGCGCATGGTGGACCCCGAGGAGCGCACCGCGGGCTTCATGCACGTGCTCATCTTCGCGGCGTTCATGGTGCTCGCGGTGCGCACCCTCATGATGTTCGTGATGGGCTTCTCCGAGACGGCGCTCGTGGTGCTCACGGACCTGCAGGATCCCTTCTGGGCGGACAAGGCGCCGCTCCTGCTCGTCTACAAGCTCTACCTCCTGGTGAAGGACGGGGTGGCGGCGCTGGCGCTCGTGGGCGCGGCGTACTTCGTGTGGCTGCGTGGCAGCGTGAAGCCGGACCGGCTCAGCCCCTCGTGGGAGGCGTTCCTCATCCTGGGCTTCATCTCCGGCCTGATGGTGACCGAGTTCCTCTTCGGCGGCAGCCACATGGTGCCGCGCGAGCAGACCATGCCCCTGGCCACGGGCAACTTCGTGTGGTGGGAGCCCGTCACCAGCGTGTTCGGCATGCTGATGCGCCCCATGGGCTGGACGGTGGCGCACGCGCTGGGCGTGGCGGGCTTCTGGATCCACCTGGCCATCATCCTCGCGTTCCTCAACTTCCTGCCGGTGGGCAAGCACTTCCACGTCATCACCGGCCTGCCCAACGTCTTCTTCCAGCGCCTGGTGCCCCAGGACGAGCCGAGCACCACGCAGAGCTCCAAGCTGAGCACGCCCAACCTGGAGAAGGAGGAGTTCGGCACCGCGACGCTCAAGGATTTGACGTGGAAGCAGGGCCTGGACCTGTACTCGTGCACCGAGTGCGGCCGCTGCCAGACGCACTGCCCCACGTACATCACCGGCAAGCCGCTCACGCACAAGGGCGTCAACCAGGACCTGAAGCACTGGGTGTGGGACCACGAGCAGTGGGTGGAGGAGGGCCGGGGTCCGAGCGGCGCCAAGGAGCCCCTGCCGGAGATCATCGGCAGCGCGCTCAAGGCGGAGACGGTGTGGGCGTGCACGAGCTGCGGCTGGTGCGAGACGGCGTGCCCGGTGTTCATCGAGAACGTGCCGCGGCTCATCGACATGCGCCGCTACCAGGTGCAGGTGAAGGCGGAGTTCCCGGCGGAAATCCAGCGCGTGTTCGAGGGCATGGAGCGCCAGGGCAACCCCTGGGGCATCGGCCAGGACCGGCGCGACGAGTGGGCGGAGGACCTGGCGCTGCCCACCTGGGGTGACGAGGGCGGCCCCTACGAGTACCTGTTCTTCGTGGGCTGCGCGGGCAGCTACGACGACAAGCAGAAGAAGGTGAGCCGCGCGCTGGTGAAGATTTTGCGCGAGGCGGGCGTGAGCTTCGCCACCCTGAGCAAGCAGGAGATGTGCAACGGCGACTCGGCGCGGCGCATGGGCAACGAGTACCTGTACCAGACGCTCGCCAAGACGAACGTGGAGTCGTGGAACGCCATGGGGGTCAAGGCCGTCATCACCCAGTGCCCCCACTGCTTCAACACCATCAAGAACGAGTACCCGGAGTTCGGCGGGGACTACAAGGTCATCAACCACACGCAGCTCATCAACGAGCTGCTCAAGGACAAGCGCATCAAGCTGTCCCAGGTGATGAACCAGAAGCTCACCTACCACGACCCCTGCTACCTCGGCCGGCACAACGGCGTGTACGACGCGCCGCGCGAGGTGCTCAAGGCCATTCCGGGCCTGGAGGTGGTGGAGATGCAGCGCAGCAAGCGCGAGGGCTTCTGCTGCGGCGCGGGCGGCGGCCGCATGTGGATGGAGGAGCACATCGGCACGCGCATCAACCACAACCGCGTCAACGAGGTGGCCCTCACGCTCAAGCACGCCGAGGACCCGAGCACCCCGTACCCCAGCGCCACGGACAAGAAGAAGCCGGGCCTGGTGGGCGAGTACAAGGAGCCGGGCGGCTCGGGCGTGGTGGCGGTGGCCTGCCCCTTCTGCTCCACCATGCTCAACGACGCGGTGAACGACACGGGCCGCGAGCAGAACATCAAGGTGAAGGACATCACCGAGCTCGTGGCCGATGCCCTGGAGGTGCGCGCCCCCACCACCGTGTCCCCCGGCCCCTCGGTGAGCGCCAAGCCGGAGTAG